Part of the Triticum aestivum cultivar Chinese Spring unplaced genomic scaffold, IWGSC CS RefSeq v2.1 scaffold233733, whole genome shotgun sequence genome, GTGCTCAAGGCAGAATTTCTGGATGGCCCGGAGTAGCCCGGGCATGAGTAAGAAGTCCCTCAAGCCGGAGCTATGGATGCCGACGCCACTCCTGCGTGCATAGATCGTCCGTTAGAAAGGGACCAAACAATTGGATGGGAGAAGGAAAAAAATATTGAAATGTATAATAACTTCTTGTGCTACATGGCGAGAGGTAGGCTTGGCGGCAGCGTCGACGGCCTGGTTATCGCCCTCCTCATAGTCAAGCGGCCTTGCGGGTGTAGCCTGTCCATCAAAAAGGAACTGAAATATTTGAAGGGAATTATGAACGTGATCAGCATCTCTGCTAGCATACATTGATAGGTTTCAAACATGCTCTAGTGAATTTCGCAACAGATTAACCAGCACATACAGTGCCTTATGAGGGTAGCTCTAGTTGGAGCATGTTAGACGCTGTGGAATTAATGGTTGCCTTTTACTCccgctgtaaagaaatataagagatcACATATATGGGATTACTAGTTATTCCTAGCGGTCTAGTTCGTATGCTTTTGAAACCACTGAAAGCTAATACGTGGCGATTAATGGGTGCCAAGGGGGATAGCTAAGCGTTGTACTACATGCTAACCAATCGAACTAACTTGCCTTCGGGGGGACGCTGCTCCAAGCGTTAGTCCTGGTCTCAAGGCCACAGTCCTGGATGGCCCGGAGCAGCTCGGGCTTGAGAAAGAAGTCTGTGAAGCCGGAGCTGTGGCTGCCGACGTTGCCCCTGCGCGCATAGGCCGTCCGTCAGAATGAGAACAAGCAAAGTGAAGGGAAGATGAAGAAAAACAAGGAAGTTGAACGAATAATTACTTCCTGGCGGCTGCGTGCCCGGCGGCCGGCTTGGCGGCGGCGTCAACAGCCTTGTCGTCGTCGAGCAGCTCCTGCTTGTACACGTCGTTCTCCTTGGCCTCTCCCATCCTGGCAACCAAGGAAGAAGCTGGTGTCAATTCGAGTGAGAAACTCTAGAAATCGCACGCAGGCAGTCAGATGTCTTCTCGCGGAGATAGAAAAGATGCGGGGGCGGGCTGCAAAGAAAGAAGCGGCAGGGCGGCGTGATCCGCCCATATCGAGGCTCACCTGAATGAATTGTGTCGCTCCATAGGGTACGGCCAGATCCAGGctcgacgaggaggggatcgtttAATTGGGAATGGAGAGGGGTGGATCGTGGGGGAGCAGAGAGAGGGATGGGAGCGGCGCTGGAAGGAATCGGGACAGAGAATTTAGGGTTTCAGAGGTTTTCTTTGACGACGTGGGTTAATCCGGTTTGGGCTAAGAAGGAAAAAAAATCGTAGCGACAAGTGGCAATGCGAATCTTGGCGCAATAAAtccctcctttcctttttcttaACACAAATACGGATGCAAGtactcatacatacgcgcatacacccACCGATATGAGTCTTTGCCTGTTGTCAAATCTCGATTCCAAGCTTGGTGTGCTCGTTCCTGACGAAAATGTCATCGTGCCAACCATGGTACCAGCACCGGCGGTAGATGATTGTCGTAGTAGTTTGCTTGAATTTTGGAAGGTTACAATTGAGCATTGTTTTAGAGACACGGATATAGTAGAGCTCATGAGCTGGCAAGATAGGGACGTGCGAATACCCCATATGTTTGGGCGGATGCACCCCCTTATTTTCTTATGAAAATTTTGGCCAATGATGTAACCATTATTTGGTGTATAAAGCATGCCCCTTCCCGTAAAAAATAAGGCGCCGAGGAAAGACGGCGGTGACATGAAAAGACGGACAGAGCCAACCGGTCAACTCCATTCCTGTTAGTTTTGCCTAAGTAGATTGATTTTTATCGACTGCTCTGGCGCCGAGAGAAGGAGAACTCATTCCGGTGGCGTGCAGAGGACTTGCCCGATGTAAAGAAT contains:
- the LOC123177081 gene encoding DEAD-box ATP-dependent RNA helicase 15-like, whose protein sequence is MERHNSFRMGEAKENDVYKQELLDDDKAVDAAAKPAAGHAAARKGNVGSHSSGFTDFFLKPELLRAIQDCGLETRTNAWSSVPPKAS